The Symphalangus syndactylus isolate Jambi chromosome 8, NHGRI_mSymSyn1-v2.1_pri, whole genome shotgun sequence genome includes a window with the following:
- the VWC2L gene encoding von Willebrand factor C domain-containing protein 2-like isoform X3: protein MALHIHEACILLLVIPGLVTSAAISHEDYPADEGDQISSNDNLIFDDYRGKGCVDDSGFVYKLGERFFPGHSNCPCVCALDGPVCDQPECPKIHPKCTKVEHNGCCPECKEVKNFCEYHGKNYKILEEFKVQTALQELR from the coding sequence ATGGCTCTTCATATTCATGAAGCTTGCATACTTCTGTTGGTCATCCCTGGATTGGTCACCTCTGCTGCTATCAGTCATGAAGACTATCCTGCTGATGAAGGTGACCAGATCTCCAGTAATGacaatctgatctttgatgaCTATCGAGGGAAAGGGTGTGTCGATGACAGCGGCTTTGTATACAAGTTGGGAGAACGATTTTTCCCTGGGCATTCCAACTGTCCATGTGTCTGTGCTCTAGATGGACCTGTTTGCGACCAACCAGAATGCCCTAAAATTCACCCAAAGTGTACTAAAGTGGAACACAATGGATGCTGTCCTGAGTGCAAAGAAGTAAAAAACTTCTGTGAATATCACGGGAAAAATTACAAAATCTTGGAGGAATTTAAG
- the VWC2L gene encoding von Willebrand factor C domain-containing protein 2-like isoform X4 yields MALHIHEACILLLVIPGLVTSAAISHEDYPADEGDQISSNDNLIFDDYRGKGCVDDSGFVYKLGERFFPGHSNCPCVCALDGPVCDQPECPKIHPKCTKVEHNGCCPECKEVKNFCEYHGKNYKILEEFKMPLLMVVTV; encoded by the coding sequence ATGGCTCTTCATATTCATGAAGCTTGCATACTTCTGTTGGTCATCCCTGGATTGGTCACCTCTGCTGCTATCAGTCATGAAGACTATCCTGCTGATGAAGGTGACCAGATCTCCAGTAATGacaatctgatctttgatgaCTATCGAGGGAAAGGGTGTGTCGATGACAGCGGCTTTGTATACAAGTTGGGAGAACGATTTTTCCCTGGGCATTCCAACTGTCCATGTGTCTGTGCTCTAGATGGACCTGTTTGCGACCAACCAGAATGCCCTAAAATTCACCCAAAGTGTACTAAAGTGGAACACAATGGATGCTGTCCTGAGTGCAAAGAAGTAAAAAACTTCTGTGAATATCACGGGAAAAATTACAAAATCTTGGAGGAATTTAAG